From the Montipora capricornis isolate CH-2021 chromosome 2, ASM3666992v2, whole genome shotgun sequence genome, one window contains:
- the LOC138033643 gene encoding uncharacterized protein has protein sequence MQITLLDTNLQLVVEEITKLQTLGAKQLEKATYLENQSRRNNVRIEGIVEESGESWESMEGKVKEMFTEKLQMDSPPAIERAHRTGKGKKPDGTPKPRTVVCNLYDWKEREAILKAARRIKPHGIHIYEDLAEETMAKRRELLPKLKRAKEEGKITYFSYDKLVIKDRPSGASYSPTVVVVSKWAK, from the coding sequence ATGCAGATTACTTTGCTTGATACGAATTTACAATTAGTGGTTGAGGAGATCACCAAGCTCCAAACACTTGGCGCAAAGCAGCTTGAGAAAGCGACTTACCTCGAAAATCAAAGTCGTAGAAATAACGTCCGTATTGAAGGCATAGTAGAGGAGTCGGGCGAAAGTTGGGAGAGCATGGAAGGCAAAGTGAAGGAGATGTTTACTGAGAAGCTGCAAATGGACTCACCTCCTGCAATTGAGCGTGCACATCGAACCGGAAAAGGCAAGAAACCTGATGGTACACCAAAACCGAGAACAGTCGTATGTAATCTCTATGATTGGAAGGAAAGAGAGGCGATTCTTAAAGCAGCTAGAAGAATCAAGCCTCATGGAATCCATATTTATGAAGATCTTGCTGAGGAAACAATGGCGAAGCGAAGagaacttcttccaaaattaaaACGAGCAAAGGAGGAGGGCAAGATTACTTACTTTTCCTATGATAAACTAGTCATCAAGGACAGACCATCTGGTGCCAGTTATTCTCCCACGGTAGTCGTAGTATCTAAATGGGCTAAATGA
- the LOC138037790 gene encoding uncharacterized protein has translation MSFKEFRDLLVLLYGDEIISDEEFLLLHDSFISKNPDFPHENYQQFDLDSMNSAECKAEFRVEKHDLPRLVAALQLPPVFKCVQRSICDDMEGLCILLKRVAYPCRLSDLIPRFGRPVSVLSLISNDVIDYIYDLHGHRVTQWNRDLLNPGALQRYADAISVKGAPLDNCFGFVDGTVRPISRPNERQRIVYNGHKRVHALKFQSLSLPNGLIGNLFGPVEGRKHDAGMLNDSGLLRDLQQFAYNPAAQAMCIYGDLAYPLRVHLQTPFRRVPLTPLMQDYNEAMSALRISVEWLFGDVINSFKFLDYKKNLKIGLSSVGKMYVVCALLRNAITCLYGNNTSDYFGIEPPSLEQYFQ, from the exons ATGTCTTTTAAAGAATTTCGTGACCTCCTTGTACTTCTCTACGGCGATGAAATTATTTCCGATGAAGAGTTTTTGCTACTTCACGATAGTTTCATCTCAAAGAATCCAGATTTTCCCCATGAAAACTATCAACAGTTTGATTTGGATTCTATGAACTCCGCAGAGTGCAAAGCAGAGTTTCGTGTCGAGAAACACGATCTCCCTCGCCTTGTTGCAGCCCTCCAATTGCCACCGGTGTTTAAATGCGTACAGAGGAGTATTTGTGACGACATGGAAGGCCTATGCATACTCCTCAAACGAGTTGCCTACCCATGCAGGCTCAGCGATCTGATTCCTCGATTTGGCCGACCAGTTTCTGTTTTAAGCCTGATCTCAAATGATGTCATCGACTATATTTATGACCTTCACGGGCACCGTGTAACACAATGGAATCGAGATCTTCTGAATCCTGGGGCTTTGCAGCGTTATGCAGACGCGATATCAGTAAAGGGAGCTCCCCTTGACAACTGTTTCGGTTTTGTAGATGGAACAGTCCGTCCCATTTCAAGACCAAATGAGCGTCAGAGAATTGTGTACAATGGCCACAAGAGGGTCCACGCCTTAAAATTCCAATCCTTGTCCCTACCAAATGGCCTTATTGGAAACCTATTTGGACCAGTTG AGGGGCGTAAACACGACGCAGGAATGTTAAACGATTCTGGACTACTGCGGGACCTTCAACAGTTTGCGTATAATCCAGCAGCTCAAGCTATGTGCATTTATGGAGATTTGGCCTACCCTCTCCGGGTTCATCTCCAAACACCGTTCCGTCGTGTCCCACTTACACCACTCATGCAGGATTACAACGAGGCTATGAGCGCTTTACGGATTTCAGTAGAATGGTTATTCGGTGACGTCATTAATTCTTTTAAGTTTCTTGACTATAAAAAGAACTTGAAGATAGGCCTTAGCAGCGTCGGTAAAATGTATGTTGTCTGCGCACTTCTTCGTAACGCCATCACATGCCTTTATGGTAATAACACCAGTGATTATTTTGGtattgagcctccctctctggaACAATACTTTCAATGA